A genomic stretch from Vanrija pseudolonga chromosome 6, complete sequence includes:
- the asl1_1 gene encoding Alkali-sensitive linkage protein 1 has translation MFVKLATVLPYLALAGLAIEAVPVTASSNSVNRHPRDRHFKHIGRHAAPAPVTPVGAQKKRSKLHRRADGSVCRPRPKTTTQQVAAAAPAPTPASSDNGNAGSDAAAASPSPAADNGNSGAAPAADAAPSPAAASPTPADGNGDAAPSDAAPSPSIVNEQANANPAPASSSSAPAAPSQAPAPPPSNGGAGSTGKNAGSKLGLAWPNGDFWTPDQPDYIGNYVGSKTSWYYTWAPSNVASGDSVGLEFVPMLWGVKQVGDWNAARGSWPSSVKNALFFNEPNQSGQSDISVNDALQYWMNDYLPARTQNGLRLGHAGTTSAPNGLTWVTDFYNVCTGAGNSAADCSADFVPVHYYDVDVGHFQSYLQNFHQVTGKNLWVTEYACQNFNGGAQCSQDQTWAFHQQIAAWMDGQDWIERYAPFGFMRDMQGVNGDNALMNSGGGITDLGSWYINSS, from the exons ATGTTTGTCAAGCTCGCCACTGTTCTCCCCTACCTCGCTCTCGCTGGCCTTGCCATCGAGGCTGTGCCG GTCACCGCCTCGTCCAACTCGGTCAACCGTCACCCCCGTGACCGTCACTTCAAGCACATCGGCCGCCATGCCGCTCCTGCCCCCGTGACccccgtcggcgcccagAAGAAGCGTTCCAAGCTTCACCGTCGCGCTGACGGCTCCGtctgccgtcctcgccccaAGACTACTACCCAGCAGGTCGCGGCGgctgcccctgcccccaCCCCTGCCTCATCGGACAACGGCAACGCTGGCTccgacgctgccgctgcctcgccttcgcccgccgccgacaacggTAACAGCGGTGCCGCTCCcgctgctgacgccgccccctcgcctgccgccgccagccccacCCCGGCTGATggcaacggcgacgccgcgccgtcggacGCTgctccctcgccctcgatcGTCAACGAGCAGGCCAACGCCAACCCTGCccctgcctcgtcgtcgtcggctcctGCCGCTCCTTCGCAGGCCCCTGCTCCCCCTCCTtccaacggcggcgcgggctcgacTGGCAAGAACGCTGGCTCCAAGCTCGGTCTCGCCTGGCCCAACGGTGACTTCTGGACTCCCGACCAGCCCGACTACATTGGCAACTATGTTGGCTCCAAGACTTCGTGGTACTACACCTGGGCTCCTTCGAACGTCGCATCTGGTGAcagcgtcggcctcgagttCGTTCCCATGCTCTGGGGTGTCAagcaggtcggcgactgGAACGCTGCTCGCGGCTCTTGGCCCTCGAGCGTCAAGAACGCCCTCTTCTTCAACGAGCCCAACCAGTCGGGCCAGTCGGACATTTCGGTCAACGACGCTCTTCAGTACTGGATGAACGACTACCTTCCCGCCCGTACCCAGAACGGCCTCCGTCTTGGTCACGCCGGTACCACCTCGGCTCCGAACGGTCTTACCTGGGTCACCGACTTCTACAACGTCTGCACGGGCGCTGGCAACTCTGCTGCCGACTGCTCGGCCGACTTTGTTCCCGTCCACTACTACGATGTGGACGTTGGCCACTTCCAGTCGTACCTCCAGAACTTCCACCAGGTCACCGGCAAGAACCTCTGGGTCACCGAGTACGCTTGCCAGAACTTCAACGGCGGTGCTCAGTGCTCTCAGGACCAGACCTGGGCGTTCCACCAGCAGATTGCTGCCTGGATGGACGGCCAGGACTGGATTGAGCGTTACGCTCCCTTCGGCTTCATGCGCGACATGCAGGGTGTCAACGGCGACAACGCCCTTATGaacagcggcggtggcatcaccgacctcggctcGTGGTACATCAACTCGTCGTAA
- the SPAC922.05c_3 gene encoding UNC93-like protein, which yields MSPTHAVQEPPEATTKRVWYRSPMYAIVIVGICNFTAPGLWWAMNSIGGGGQASPVSLKPKPLTGAANPTQFLVNAANALTCSIMVLTAFLGSTVLNLVGVNWALFLGGVGFSPYLAGLYTNNKYGTGWLVLFGAATCGISAGLFWAIEAAVALAYPEPYRIGLSLGIWMSFRVAGQIVGGAINLGVNASRGEAGAINPKVYLVFIALQAAGAFVSFLLPKPHTIQRRDGKKVKLYNGRTAWDEVKGTARVFFTKEILLLVPFFFQGVFPDSYVNTYMASYFTVRVRALGSFVAAWASVLLGNLVGGFLDVKRIPLKTRARAAFLWIVVTAGAWWTWVIVLEANFPSKKAIDWTSPLFGRTFAVYVLISANFQASFVYTFFVCKAISKTHENETRIVGLLRSVQSASFAVAYGTSSVKSFAHLGSASLNFALWGVALLPTWLVVRRIGVDLNGPNDEVEAADVEGVEDAEAQVVQLPKSGAVVASEDEKKKN from the exons ATGTCCCCCACTCATGCAGTCCAAGAGCCGCCCGAGGCCACCACCAAGCGCGTGTGGTACCGCTCGCCGATGTACGCCATCGTCATTGTCGGCATCTGCAACTTCACCGCGCCGGGGT TGTGGTGGGCGATGAACtcgatcggcggcggcggccaagcgaGCCCGGTGAGCCTCAAACCCAAGCCTCTCACCGGCGCGGCTAACCCCACTCAGTTCCTCGTCAACGCGGCCAACGCACTCACATGCAGCATCATGGTACTcaccgccttcctcggctcGACGgtgctcaacctcgtcggGGTGAACTGGgcgctcttcctcggcggggtcggctTCAGCCCGTATCTGGCCGGGCTGTACACGAACAACAAGTACGGAAccggctggctggtgctcttcggcgccgcgacgtgcGGTATTTCTGCGGGTCTGTTCTGGGCCATtgaggcggccgtcgcgctcgcctaCCCCGAGCCGTACCGTATCGGCCTGTCGCTCGGCATCTGGATGTCGTTCCGCGTTGCCGGGCagatcgtcggcggcgcaaTCAACCTCGGCGTGAACGCCTCCCGCGGCGAAGCGGGCGCCATCAACCCCAAAGTCTACCTCGTCTTCATCGCCCTCCAGGCCGCAGGCGCGTTCGTGTCTTTCCTCCTGCCGAAACCGCACACCATccagcggcgcgacgggaAAAAGGTCAAGCTGTACAATGGCCGCACGGCATGggacgaggtcaagggcACCGCGCGCGTCTTCTTCACCAAGGAGatcctgctcctcgtcccGTTCTTCTTCCAGGGCGTGTTTCCGGACTCGTATGTCAACACGTACATGGCGTCGTATTTCaccgtgcgcgtgcgcgcgctcggctcgttcgtcgcggcgtgggcgagcgtGCTGCTTGGtaacctcgtcggcggcttcCTCGACGTCAAGCGCATACCGCTCAagacgcgcgcacgcgcagccTTCCTCTGGATCGTGGtcaccgccggcgcgtggTGGACGTGGGTCAttgtcctcgaggccaactTCCCCTCCAAGAAGGCCATCGACTGGACGTCGCCGCTATTCGGGCGCACGTTCGCGGTGTATGTGCTCATCAGCGCCAACTTCCAAGCGTCGTTCGTGTACACCTTCTTCGTGTGCAAGGCTA TCTCCAAGACCCACGAAAACGAAACCCGCATCGTCGGCCTCCTGCGCTCGGTCCAGTCGGCGTCCTTCGCCGTAGCGTACGGCACCAGCTCAGTCAAGAGCTTCGCGCACCTCGGATCGGCGTCGCTCAACTTTGCGCTGTggggcgtcgcgctgctgcccacTTGGCTGGTCGTGCGCCGTATCGGCGTCGACCTTAACGGGCCCAatgacgaggtggaggcggcggacgttgagggggtcgaggacgccgaggcgcaggtGGTCCAGTTGCCCAAGAGCGGGGCTGTGGTGGCTTCAgaggacgagaagaagaagaatTAG
- the SPBC12C2.04_0 gene encoding putative protein, whose translation MFALRSSLRTAVRAPSRGLVTTARAAPRPAVIAALRRGITTSTPLADGGPDEIPHHGVNVENPIKIQEVTPAPGGDFEIVMVGAGNIMFGSDAGPWNHSFRLEHKLGPRLKVTALIDPNTDRANAILEKKRASFVEPAYRDTIVYRTIEDYHDALNKSGKEQPEAIIVGSPPMFRGGTTAGRNLELELVKLFPGVAYFIEKPVSAGPVNEAWQVTQDLIKNGNVVSVGYMLRYLRCVQKMKQIIHENDLSVMATNARYSAAYESIDKPAWWDKSKDMGPVIEQGTHFCDLSRYFGGDVDLSTVAARTVEWYEKPGVLSKIPAAVNEKAIPEEERIPRITSAVWKYENGAVGSFTHTVALQGTAYDCELEVWCDGYHMRLVDPYNNPTLLVRRPGDDHEEKHTFTDDDPFFSEISSFVDAIEGGPDAHILSSFEDATKTYELTWAIRNAGEKAAAAIKK comes from the exons atGTTCGCCCTCCGCTCGTCGCTCCGTACCGCCGTGCGCGCTCCCTCGCGCGGCCTGGTCACTACGGCCCGCGCTGCTCCCCGGCCGGCGgtcatcgccgcgctccgccgcggcatcacgacgtcgacgccgcttGCTGATGGCGGCCCCGACGAGATCCCGCACCACGGCGTCAACGTCGAGAACCCCATCAAGATCCAGGA agtcacccccgcccccggtGGAGACTTTGAGATTGTCATGGTCGGCGCTGGT AACATCATGTTCGGCTCAGACGCCGGACCCTGGAACCACTCGTtccgcctcgagcacaaGCTCGGCCCCCGCCTCAAGGTGACTGCCCTCATCGACCCCAACACGGACCGCGCGAACGCCATcctcgagaagaagcgcgcgtCGTTCGTCGAGCCCGCGTACCGTGACACGATTGTGTACCGCACCATTGAGGACTACCACGATGCCCTCAACAAGTCGGGCAAGGAGCAGCCTGA GGCCATCATTGTCGGCTCGCCCCCCATGTTCCGTGGCGGCACCACGGCCGGCCGtaacctcgagctcgagctcgtcaagctctTCCCCGGCGTCGCCTACTTCATTGAGAAGCCCGTGTCGGCCGGCCCCGTCAACGAGGCGTGGCAGGTCACCCAGGACTTAATCAAGAACGGCAACGTTGTGTCGGTCGGCTACATGCTCCGCTACCTCCGCTGCGTTCAGAAGATGAAGCAGATCATCCACGAGAACGACCTCTCGGTCATGGCCACCAACGCGCGCTACTCGGCCGCCTACGAGTCGATTGACAAGCCCGCATGGTGGGACAAGTCCAAGGACATGGGCCCCGTCATTGAGCAGGGTACCCACTTCTGTGACCTGTCGCGCTACTTTGGTGGTGACGTCGACCTCTCGACTGTCGCCGCCCGCACTGTCGAGTGGTACGAGAAGCCTGGAGTGCTCTCCAAGATCCCCGCTGCCGTCAACGAGAAGGCCAtccccgaggaggagcgcatcCCCCGTATCACGTCGGCTGTGTGGAAGTACGAgaacggcgccgtcggctcgTTCACCCACACTGTCGCGCTCCAGGGCACCGCGTACGActgcgagctcgaggtctgGTGCGACGGCTACCACATGCGTCTTGTCGACCCTTACAACAACCCCACCCTGCTCGTCCGCCGCCCCGGAGACGACCACGAGGAGAAGCACACcttcaccgacgacgaccccttCTTCAGCGAGATCTCGTCGTttgtcgacgccatcgaggGTGGCCCCGACGCCCACATCCTCTCGTCGTTTGAGGACGCCACCAAGACGTACGAGCTTACCTGGGCCATCCGCAACGCTGGtgagaaggccgccgccgccattaAGAAGTAA